The following proteins come from a genomic window of Myroides odoratus DSM 2801:
- a CDS encoding DUF6304 family protein codes for MPIYHGKFSNKTGTYSVAVHNDYRNFHFQIGVFKFQGFDLDAFELCNPEDFTAAELEQFDFSTRQVREEVYLDLTQYQLSLQIPQILIDSRTEKEKEVIMELHFELLHQEEYALLTFQLDEKKYEAKHSLMELLLDDIQRQFEGNYRFKNCYGCLYGDYSVYGQGFMGPVLCFRNQKEAYLEVQNKSDYMNLDKQDATQQELFCCESYACRDRVLGYRGTVL; via the coding sequence ATGCCTATTTATCACGGAAAATTTAGCAATAAAACGGGAACTTATTCGGTTGCTGTACACAATGATTACCGTAATTTTCACTTTCAAATTGGTGTGTTTAAATTCCAAGGATTCGATTTAGACGCGTTTGAATTGTGCAATCCAGAAGATTTTACAGCAGCGGAGTTGGAACAGTTTGATTTTAGTACGCGTCAGGTTCGAGAAGAAGTGTACCTAGATTTGACACAGTATCAGTTATCACTTCAAATTCCTCAAATTTTGATTGATAGCCGAACAGAGAAAGAAAAAGAAGTGATAATGGAACTTCATTTCGAATTGTTACATCAAGAAGAATACGCTCTTCTTACCTTTCAATTAGACGAGAAGAAGTATGAAGCGAAGCATAGTTTAATGGAATTACTTTTAGACGATATACAACGTCAATTTGAAGGAAACTATCGATTTAAGAATTGTTACGGCTGTTTGTATGGCGATTATTCCGTTTATGGACAAGGATTTATGGGACCTGTTTTGTGTTTCAGAAATCAAAAGGAAGCCTATTTAGAAGTACAAAATAAAAGCGACTATATGAATTTAGACAAGCAGGATGCTACACAGCAAGAACTCTTCTGCTGCGAGTCGTACGCTTGTAGAGATCGCGTTTTAGGCTATAGAGGAACTGTGTTATGA
- a CDS encoding DNA alkylation repair protein, which yields MDQIKRKGSKTIQGIPPEILEQLNQGKIETANLVEWLAIDMVELLTTLLKECDKTSYLAPTVQALEALKKPTITLKNATIGQVLLAEATKAKDQDLFVFLSQHPADMARCWATYMVGHNAALSPTAQLNAIQVFAADTHFGVRETAWMAVRSTIISNLNLSLELLTPWTLHADANIRRFATESTRPRGVWCAHIEVLKVTPELALPILENLRNDPAKYVQDSVGNWLNDASKTQPDFVRNLCDTWLLESNTKATAYIVKKALRTVNG from the coding sequence ATGGATCAGATAAAGAGAAAAGGATCGAAAACCATACAAGGTATTCCGCCTGAAATTTTAGAACAATTGAATCAAGGGAAAATAGAAACCGCTAATTTAGTAGAATGGTTGGCGATTGATATGGTGGAACTGTTAACGACCTTGTTGAAAGAATGCGATAAAACATCTTATTTAGCACCAACAGTACAAGCGCTAGAGGCATTAAAAAAGCCGACAATTACTTTAAAAAATGCAACTATTGGTCAAGTTTTACTAGCTGAAGCTACCAAGGCGAAGGACCAAGATCTTTTTGTTTTTTTGAGCCAACATCCTGCGGATATGGCACGTTGCTGGGCAACGTATATGGTTGGTCATAACGCTGCTTTGAGTCCTACAGCTCAATTGAATGCTATTCAGGTATTTGCTGCAGATACGCATTTTGGGGTTCGCGAGACCGCCTGGATGGCCGTACGCTCAACTATTATATCGAATCTTAATCTTAGTTTAGAACTACTTACACCGTGGACCTTGCATGCGGATGCGAATATTCGACGATTTGCAACTGAATCTACGCGTCCTAGAGGGGTTTGGTGTGCTCATATCGAAGTGCTGAAAGTAACTCCTGAATTGGCTTTGCCCATCTTAGAAAACTTGCGTAATGATCCTGCTAAATATGTTCAGGATAGCGTAGGAAACTGGTTGAATGACGCCAGTAAAACCCAACCCGATTTTGTACGTAATTTATGTGATACTTGGCTTCTGGAAAGCAATACAAAAGCTACAGCTTATATTGTGAAAAAAGCACTGAGAACGGTTAATGGTTGA
- a CDS encoding FAD-dependent monooxygenase — translation MQVAIVGAGIAGLTLAIALKKAGISFVVYEATAQIKPVGAGIAIANNAMQVYRHLGIADQLNAKGIRISTVMLTDLDLRVLDQTPLAFFEQKYQLANIAIHRSALHRVLLDAVGEEHIQLDKRLQQITQTKAGEYMLHFTDETTVDHEFVIGTDGLRSQVRQWLFGDYPLRDAHQVCWRGVLSFDLPQAYEHVAVESWGKGKRMGFVKLTNHQVYWYFLVDEELYQKESHLESHLGECPNWVQQMIQQTPKETIHLDKIYDLKPFEGWYKEKACLIGDAAHATTPNLGQGACQAIEDVYVISKLLEKYTLEEALQQFPAIRQAKAHAIVRESWALGKVAQWKNPFFVALRNISFRLLPAWMKKKQMKKMFELHQV, via the coding sequence ATGCAAGTAGCTATAGTTGGTGCAGGGATAGCGGGATTAACGCTGGCAATTGCTTTGAAAAAAGCGGGTATTTCTTTTGTTGTGTATGAAGCCACTGCTCAAATTAAACCTGTGGGTGCGGGGATTGCGATTGCAAATAATGCGATGCAGGTCTATCGTCATTTGGGGATTGCGGATCAACTCAATGCGAAGGGAATTCGCATTTCTACCGTGATGCTAACGGATTTAGATTTACGTGTTTTAGATCAAACGCCTCTTGCTTTTTTCGAACAAAAATATCAATTAGCAAATATTGCGATTCACCGCAGTGCTTTGCATCGTGTTTTACTGGATGCGGTTGGAGAGGAGCACATTCAGCTCGATAAGCGTTTGCAACAAATTACGCAGACAAAAGCTGGTGAGTATATGCTTCATTTTACAGATGAAACAACGGTGGATCACGAGTTTGTGATTGGAACAGATGGTTTGCGATCGCAAGTGCGACAGTGGTTATTTGGCGATTACCCTTTGCGGGATGCACATCAGGTGTGTTGGCGTGGGGTGCTGTCTTTTGATTTACCTCAAGCCTATGAGCATGTGGCTGTAGAAAGTTGGGGTAAAGGAAAGCGAATGGGGTTTGTTAAACTAACCAATCATCAAGTCTACTGGTATTTTCTAGTAGATGAAGAGTTGTATCAAAAAGAATCGCATTTGGAATCGCATTTGGGTGAATGTCCTAACTGGGTTCAACAAATGATTCAACAGACCCCCAAAGAAACAATTCACCTAGATAAAATATACGATCTTAAACCCTTTGAAGGATGGTATAAAGAAAAAGCCTGTCTGATTGGAGATGCTGCTCATGCAACAACCCCCAATTTAGGACAAGGTGCTTGTCAAGCGATAGAGGATGTCTATGTTATTAGTAAACTCTTGGAAAAATATACGTTAGAGGAAGCCTTGCAACAATTTCCCGCTATTCGCCAAGCCAAAGCCCATGCAATTGTTAGAGAGAGTTGGGCTTTAGGAAAAGTGGCACAATGGAAAAATCCTTTTTTTGTTGCCCTGCGCAATATCTCTTTTCGCCTTTTACCCGCTTGGATGAAGAAGAAACAAATGAAAAAAATGTTCGAATTACATCAAGTGTAA
- a CDS encoding response regulator transcription factor, giving the protein MSIQVILLDDEALITDLLSNFLQQDPAIEVKGTYNFGTSFLEAMQEATALPDLFIIDYRIGDTDGLELLKRLRALDIQTPVILLSSHYNDSLISFIVKTGFAAFLPKNMKPSTLIEVIHEVHHKGFYLLPAQFEHLRDQMLVKNHPLTTDLKIALTEREIEVLHLIAQQKTGKEIADQLFISLKTVEGHKNSLFLKTGAKNVVGLIVYAVQNKLISLDEISMY; this is encoded by the coding sequence ATGAGTATACAAGTAATTCTCCTCGATGATGAAGCACTCATCACCGATTTATTGTCTAATTTCTTACAACAAGACCCCGCTATTGAAGTGAAGGGTACGTATAACTTTGGCACCTCATTTTTAGAAGCCATGCAAGAAGCGACTGCTTTACCCGATCTTTTCATCATCGATTATCGCATCGGCGATACAGATGGATTAGAGCTCCTGAAGCGCTTACGTGCATTAGATATCCAAACGCCAGTTATTCTGCTGTCTTCCCATTACAATGATAGCTTAATTAGCTTCATCGTTAAAACGGGATTTGCAGCTTTCTTGCCCAAAAATATGAAACCAAGTACATTGATTGAAGTGATTCACGAAGTACACCACAAGGGGTTTTACCTACTTCCTGCGCAATTTGAACACTTAAGAGACCAAATGCTGGTCAAAAACCACCCCTTAACGACTGATTTAAAAATAGCCTTAACAGAACGTGAAATAGAAGTTCTGCATCTCATTGCACAACAGAAAACCGGAAAAGAGATTGCAGATCAGCTATTTATTTCACTAAAAACGGTAGAAGGGCATAAGAACAGTTTATTCCTCAAAACAGGTGCAAAGAATGTAGTGGGTTTAATCGTCTATGCAGTACAAAACAAGTTAATCTCACTAGATGAAATATCCATGTATTAA
- a CDS encoding sensor histidine kinase: MQTAWQRENTILVWFIIGLLLILIISIAFIILLKLNHKKHLDTEDQIQQLNQQHSKKLQLSSVDIQEKERQRIGSDLHDSVINALNVLFLKSQIGQSENQLVDGIQETIQLTRRISHGLNPPLLDYATLEHLIKDLFQQWEAFYDIKFHLDKRASFELTAEQKMHILRIIQELISNIHKHAQANQIEFHLRLSEKAIAFSLCDNGKGFQSKMNHKGLGLQNIQIRATLLKATGKYKQQSSTGTAFLFVFPQQSTS, encoded by the coding sequence ATGCAGACTGCCTGGCAAAGAGAAAATACCATCTTAGTTTGGTTTATTATCGGCCTATTACTCATACTAATCATTAGTATTGCTTTTATTATTCTTTTAAAATTAAACCATAAAAAACACCTTGATACAGAAGATCAGATTCAACAATTAAACCAACAACATTCTAAAAAATTACAACTATCCTCCGTTGATATCCAAGAAAAAGAAAGGCAACGAATAGGCAGTGATTTACACGATTCTGTGATTAATGCATTGAATGTTTTATTCCTGAAATCACAAATAGGACAAAGTGAAAATCAATTGGTGGATGGAATACAAGAAACCATACAGTTAACTCGTCGTATTTCTCACGGATTAAACCCACCTTTGCTCGATTATGCGACGCTTGAGCATCTAATCAAGGATTTATTTCAGCAATGGGAGGCCTTTTATGACATCAAGTTTCATTTAGATAAACGAGCTTCTTTTGAATTAACAGCAGAACAGAAAATGCACATCTTGCGCATCATCCAAGAATTGATTAGCAATATTCACAAACACGCGCAAGCCAATCAAATTGAATTTCACCTGCGATTATCCGAAAAAGCAATTGCTTTTTCCCTCTGTGATAATGGCAAAGGATTTCAATCTAAAATGAATCACAAAGGGCTTGGTTTACAGAATATCCAAATCAGAGCCACTCTCTTAAAAGCAACTGGAAAGTACAAACAACAATCGTCTACAGGAACCGCATTCTTGTTTGTATTTCCACAACAATCAACCTCATGA